Below is a genomic region from Candidatus Methanoperedens sp..
GCAGCGCCTCCCACCCAACCAGCGTCAGACTACAAAGTTCCCAGTCCAGCATTTCGGAAAAGTGCCGGAATTCGATAAAAATACATGGGATTTTCGCGTCGAAGGTCTTGTGGAAAATCCTGTAAGGCTGACATACGACGAATTCCTGGCGCTTGAAAAAACAGTCGATGTGAGCGACTTCCACTGTGTGATGGGATGGAGCGGGTTTGACAATAAATGGGAGGGAGTGCGTTTCAGCGATATCGCAAAGCTCGTAAAACCCAAAAGTGGCGCCCGATTTGCAACCATTGAAGCTGACGGCGGATATACCACCAGTTTGCCCATAGCAGAGCTGATGGAGCTCGATGTTCTTTTTGCGTATAACTTCGATGACAAGCCGCTTGAGCCCATACACGGCGGACCTCTTCGGCTCGTGGTTCCCAAAAAATATGCATACAAGAGTGCAAAGTGGGTGAGAATTGTAAAGTTCACCGAGGAGCAGGAATCAGGTTTCTGGGAGCAGCATGGGTACAGCAACAGCGCAGACCCGTGGAAAGAGGAGAGGTATTCGGATTAAATTGTCAGTTTTACTCATCCGAAATGATTTTAACCTAAAAATGAGATAGTACATCTGTAATAATCTAATGGAGGGTTTATGAACAGATTAATAAAAATAACGGCAGTTCTGCTTGTAACCGCATTGCTGGCTCTGCCTGTTCTTGGAGAGACGGACAGCATGATGCGTGGAAAAGCAGGGGACATGATGAAAAGAGGACAGGAGATTCGAGGCGCGGGCGGCATGATGGGAATGGGATTCATGCACAGCGCAGGCAATAGCTACGGCAGATACGTGACCTTTACTGTGGACAACAAAACAGGAGAGATCACGGACTACGGCATTGCCGGCATCACTGTTTTTGATAACATAACGGTTGCCAACTTTGATTTCAAAGAATCGCAGACGCTGGGCGCATTGACAAGAATCACCAACAAGGACGGCTCCGTAGTATTACAACTGCATGATAATCCTGTGGCTGTGATTAACATCAGGACAAAAATAGCAACGAGTATCACTTTTAAACTTGCGGTGGGTGTGAAGGCTTCAAAACAAAATAATGTAATAAAAATTGATGCTGATAACCTGACTGCATTTATCACGGGGACCAACGCAACATCCATAAACATCGCAGGAGATGAGATTAAAATCGAATCCGGCGCGGGGAATGCTATTTTCAGGGCAGTGCCTGTGAATATGCCTTTTAGCGAGGGACATGAAAAGTTCATGGAAGAAGTGATGAAAAAAAGGGCAGGGGCAGAGATTGATGTCGGAGATTATGACAAATCTTCGATTGCAAACTATTCGGACGATATGAACGTGATGATAAGGTCGATGGAAAAAAATCGCATGAGAATGACCGTTAGCTCCACAAACCCGTCCGGGAGATTCTTTATGATGAACATCGACAACAGCTCTCTGAGCTGGACTGGAGGACAGAAGATTAACCTCTACATCGACAACAAACCCATGAGGCAGGTCATGAGCGCGGACGATCTGTATAATGCCACCGAATCATCGTTCTGGCTGACCATGCAGGGTGGAAACCGCATGCAGGCGTTGATGTATATCGCAAACTTCTCTGAGCACACCGTGGACGTGGTGGTGGAAGAAGGAACGCCTGTACCAACAGCAACGCTTACGCCTGCAGCGACACCACCAGGAACGCCAACCCCAAAGATGCCGGGATTCGAGCTGACGGTGGGATTACTGGGCGCAGGACTTGCGTATCTCTGGCGGAAACGATGAAAAGGGCAGGTCGGTGGTTAACCACCCTGCCTATTTTTAGTAAGACAACTATTTCAGCAATTCACTTATCCTCACAAGC
It encodes:
- a CDS encoding sulfite oxidase-like oxidoreductase: MQRLPPNQRQTTKFPVQHFGKVPEFDKNTWDFRVEGLVENPVRLTYDEFLALEKTVDVSDFHCVMGWSGFDNKWEGVRFSDIAKLVKPKSGARFATIEADGGYTTSLPIAELMELDVLFAYNFDDKPLEPIHGGPLRLVVPKKYAYKSAKWVRIVKFTEEQESGFWEQHGYSNSADPWKEERYSD